In the Alligator mississippiensis isolate rAllMis1 chromosome 7, rAllMis1, whole genome shotgun sequence genome, one interval contains:
- the LOC102571578 gene encoding olfactory receptor 10C1-like — MTQDNRTAVTGFILLGFSEIHELQPLLFTMLLFLYILTLMANTLIVVVINGDHTFDTPMYFFLTHLSCLDVCYLSVIIPIMLENLLVQKMGISMVGCAIQMFLFLLFGVAECFLLAAMAFDRYVAICYPLHYGVIMSRIVCKKLVVASYVCGTAVGLVHTIIAFSLPFCALVITHFFCEIQPLLELLCGDTSLSEIQVIAVAVFAIMVPFLMIIFSYICILSTILKMPSVEGRHKTFSTCSSHLLVVILFYGTASSTYLRPKSSYSPPIDKLLSLAYSILTPLLNPIIYSLRNKEVKEALMKQWRKFIFP, encoded by the coding sequence ATGACCCAAGACAACCGCACTGCTGTGACTGGATTTATACTTCTAGGGTTTTCTGAAATCCATGAACTCCAGCCTTTACTCTTCACAATGTTGTTGTTCCTATACATCCTTACCCTGATGGCCAACACCCTGATTGTTGTTGTAATAAATGGTGATCACACCTTtgacacccccatgtacttctttctcACTCATTTGTCCTGCTTGGATGTTTGCTATTTGTCAGTCATCATCCCCATAATGTTGGAGAACCTCCTTGTGCAAAAGATGGGCATTTCCATGGTAGGATGTGCTATACAGatgttccttttccttttatttggtGTTGCAGAGTGCTTCCTCCTGGCTGCCATGGCATTTGACCGGTATGTGGCAATATGTTACCCCTTGCACTATGGGGTCATTATGAGCAGGATTGTTTGCAAGAAGCTGGTGGTTGCTTCGTATGTGTGTGGGACAGCAGTGGGACTGGTACACACCATCATCGCCTTCAGCTTGCCATTCTGTGCCCTGGTCATCACCCATTTCTTCTGTGAGATCCAGCCACTACTGGAACTTCTCTGTGGAGATACTTCCCTCAGTGAGATTCAGGTTATTGCAGTGGCTGTGTTTGCCATCATGGTCCCATTCCTGATGATCATTTTCTCATACATCTGCATCCTTTCCACCATCCTGAAGATGCCCTCAGTTGAAGGCCGGCATAAAACCTTCTCCACCTGCTCCTCGCACCTCCTAGTGGTGATTCTCTTCTATGGCACAGCAAGTTCCACATATTTACGACCCAAATCCAGCTACTCCCCACCTATTGACAAATTGCTCTCCCTGGCTTATTCTATCTTGACACCGCTACTAAACCCTATCATCTATAGTCTGAGAAATAAGGAAGTGAAAGAAGCACTAATGAAACAGTGGAGGAAATTTATTTTTCCATGA
- the LOC102572031 gene encoding olfactory receptor 10A7-like gives MMLVNQTAITEFILLGFSNLHQFQLLLFLVILFIYTMNLLGNILIILITTIDPALSSPMYFFLCNLSFLEVCFTLVVVPKLLVNLISKNKAISFSGCMTQMFFFFFSGTVEYFLLAAMAYDRYVAICNPLRYSVIMKRRVCIQLVLVSWISGFPVGIVQITWLFTFPFCGPNEMNHFFCDSPPVLELVCTDSSLFEMYVLVATIIIIVIPFVLILVSYACILSTVLKMRSAEGQRKAFSTCSSHLMVVTLFYGTGSLTYIRPKTSYSSDTRKLLSLSYAVIVPMLNPIIYSLRNNEMKQSLRRILRRKLYVF, from the coding sequence ATGATGTTAGTCAATCAAACAGCAATCACTGAGTTCATTCTTTTGGGATTCTCTAATCTCCACCAGTTCCAGCTTCTCCTTTTTTTGGTGATTCTCTTTATTTATACCATGAACCTGTTGGGGAATATTCTTATCATCCTTATTACAACGATAGATCCAGCTCTTTCCAGCCCTATGTACTTCTTTCTCTGCAATTTGTCCTTCCTGGAAGTCTGTTTCACATTAGTTGTTGTCCCCAAGTTGCTGGTGAATCTTATATCCAAGAATAAAGCAATCTCCTTCTCTGGGTGCATGACACAGatgttcttctttttcttctctggcACTGTAGAGTACttccttctggctgccatggCCTATGACCGCTATGTTGCTATATGCAATCCTTTGCGCTACAGTGTTATTATGAAAAGGAGGGTTTGCATCCAACTAGTGCTGGTCTCATGGATCTCTGGATTTCCTGTGGGGATTGTGCAGATCACATGGCTTTTCACTTTCCCATTCTGTGGGCCAAATGAAATGAATCACTTCTTTTGTGACAGTCCCCCTGTGTTGGAGCTGGTGTGTACAGATTCCTCTTTGTTTGAGATGTATGTCCTTGTGGCCACTATTATAATTATTGTGATCCCCTTTGTGCTGATCCTGGTATCCTATGCCTGTATCCTCTCCACTGTTCTGAAGATGAGGTCAGCAGAGGGACAACGCAAAGCCTTTTCTACTTGCTCCTCTCATCTCATGGTGGTGACTCTGTTCTATGGCACAGGCAGTTTGACCTACATCCGGCCTAAAACCAGTTACTCCTCTGACACCAGAAAGCTATTATCTCTGTCCTACGCAGTCATTGTCCCTATGTTAAATCCTATTATCTACAGTCTGAGGAACAATGAGATGAAGCAGTCCCTGAGGAGAATACTCAGACGGAAATTATACGTATTCTAG
- the LOC102571807 gene encoding olfactory receptor 10A2-like gives MAVNTWLCPCNPLCYTVIMNRRFSFQLVVASWISGIPVGIVQTMWLFSFPFCGHNEINHFCDGPPVLVLVCADTSLFHIYSNTATFLIVISPFVLILASYTCILCTVLKMQSLNGKHKAFSTCSSHLMVLTLLYITFSLTYIQYKTKYWPNTNKILSFSYTAITLMLNPIIYSMRNNIVKGALRRTLSRNTDVPTRDLTSAQVQKIDMIMHCPGGSVFQVLNILNLVLSQRRMQVGKYRS, from the exons ATGGCAGTTAATACCTGG TTATGTCCCTGCAACCCTCTGTGTTACACCGTCATTATGAATAGGAGATTCTCTTTCCAATTAGTAGTGGCCTCATGGATTTCAGGGATACCTGTGGGAATAGTACAGACCATGTGGCTTTTTAGTTTTCCCTTTTGTGGTCATAATGAAATTAATCACTTCTGTGATGGACCCCCAGTGTTAGTGCTGGTGTGTGCAGACACCTCCCTCTTTCACATCTATTCCAACACAGCTACTTTTCTTATTGTAATTTCTCCTTTTGTGCTGATCCTAGCATCCTACACATGTATCCTCTGTACTGTGCTGAAAATGCAGTCATTGAATGGAAAACACAAAGCCTTCTCTACTTGCTCCTCTCACCTTATGGTTTTGACTCTTTTGTATATTACCTTCAGCTTGACTTACATCCAGTATAAGACCAAGTACTGGCCCAACACCAATAAAATATTGTCTTTCTCCTACACAGCCATTACTCTCATGTTAAATCCCATTAtttacagcatgaggaacaataTAGTGAAGGGGGCACTAAGAAGGACCCTGAGCAGG AACACAGACGTTCCCACCAGAGATCTAACATCAGCCCAAGTACAGAAAATTGACATGATAATGCATTGTCCTGGAGGTTCAGTTTTCCAGGTCTTGAACATCCTGAATTTAGTTCTGAGCCAAAGGAGGATGCAAGTTGGAAAATACAGAAGCTGA